Proteins encoded within one genomic window of Mycolicibacterium monacense:
- the ilvC gene encoding ketol-acid reductoisomerase, whose amino-acid sequence MFYDDDADLSIIQGRKVAVIGYGSQGHAHSLSLRDSGVQVKVGLKEGSKSREKVTEQGLEVDTPAEVAKWADVIMLLAPDTAQAEIFTNDIEPNLEDGNALFFGHGLNIHFGLIKPPANVTVGMVAPKGPGHLVRRQFVDGKGVPCLIAIDQDPKGEGQALALSYAAAIGGARAGVIKTTFKEETETDLFGEQAVLCGGTEELVKTGFEVMVEAGYAPEMAYFEVLHELKLIVDLMYEGGIARMNYSVSDTAEFGGYLSGPRVIDADTKERMRAILKDIQDGTFVKRLVANVEGGNKELEDLRKKNAEHPIEVTGKKLRDLMSWVDRPITETA is encoded by the coding sequence ATGTTCTACGACGATGATGCCGATCTGTCCATCATCCAGGGACGCAAGGTCGCCGTCATCGGCTATGGCAGCCAGGGGCACGCGCATTCGCTGAGCCTGCGCGACTCCGGCGTGCAGGTGAAGGTCGGCCTCAAGGAGGGCTCGAAGTCCCGCGAGAAGGTCACCGAGCAGGGCCTCGAGGTCGACACCCCGGCCGAGGTGGCCAAGTGGGCCGACGTGATCATGCTGCTGGCGCCCGACACCGCGCAGGCCGAGATCTTCACGAACGACATCGAACCCAATCTGGAGGACGGCAACGCGCTGTTCTTCGGTCACGGCCTCAACATCCACTTCGGTCTGATCAAGCCGCCGGCCAACGTCACCGTCGGCATGGTCGCCCCCAAGGGGCCCGGCCACCTGGTGCGCCGTCAGTTCGTCGACGGCAAGGGCGTGCCCTGCCTGATCGCGATCGACCAGGACCCCAAGGGTGAGGGCCAGGCGCTGGCACTGTCGTACGCCGCCGCGATCGGCGGCGCCCGCGCCGGCGTCATCAAGACCACCTTCAAGGAAGAGACCGAGACCGACCTGTTCGGTGAGCAGGCCGTGCTGTGCGGTGGCACCGAGGAACTGGTCAAGACCGGCTTCGAGGTGATGGTCGAGGCGGGTTACGCGCCCGAGATGGCCTATTTCGAGGTGCTGCACGAGCTCAAGCTCATCGTCGACCTGATGTACGAGGGTGGCATCGCGCGGATGAACTACTCGGTGTCCGACACCGCCGAATTCGGTGGCTACCTGTCGGGTCCGCGGGTGATCGACGCCGACACCAAGGAGCGGATGCGCGCCATCCTCAAGGACATTCAGGACGGGACGTTCGTCAAGCGCCTGGTGGCCAACGTCGAGGGCGGCAACAAGGAACTCGAGGACCTGCGCAAGAAGAACGCCGAGCACCCGATCGAGGTCACCGGCAAGAAGCTGCGCGACCTGATGAGCTGGGTCGACCGGCCGATCACCGAAACCGCTTAG
- the ilvN gene encoding acetolactate synthase small subunit, translated as MATTGNVRTHTLSVLVEDKPGVLARVASLFSRRGFNIQSLAVGATEQKNMSRMTIVVSVEEAPLEQITKQLNKLINVIKIVEQDEDNSVARELALIKVRADATTRGQVIEAVNLFRAKVVDVSTESLTVEATGTQEKLDALLRVLEPYGVRELVQSGVVSLSRGPRGIGTVK; from the coding sequence ATGGCTACGACAGGAAACGTCCGTACCCACACCTTGTCGGTGCTCGTCGAGGACAAACCCGGTGTGCTCGCCCGCGTCGCGTCGCTGTTCTCCCGGCGCGGCTTCAACATCCAGTCCCTGGCGGTCGGCGCGACCGAGCAGAAGAACATGTCGCGGATGACGATTGTCGTCAGCGTCGAAGAAGCGCCGCTGGAGCAGATCACCAAACAGCTCAACAAGCTGATCAACGTGATCAAGATCGTCGAACAGGACGAGGACAACTCCGTCGCCCGCGAACTCGCGCTGATCAAGGTGCGCGCGGACGCCACCACCCGCGGTCAGGTCATCGAAGCGGTGAACCTGTTCCGCGCCAAGGTCGTCGACGTGTCGACCGAATCGCTGACCGTCGAGGCCACCGGCACCCAGGAGAAGCTCGACGCGCTGCTGCGGGTGCTCGAGCCGTACGGCGTCCGTGAGCTCGTGCAGTCCGGTGTGGTGTCGCTGTCGCGCGGTCCGCGCGGCATCGGCACCGTGAAATAG
- a CDS encoding acetolactate synthase large subunit, translating to MSAPTTRPPHATPPDTAQAVSAVQSTSPKTVRPRTLAPEQMTGAQAVIRSLEELDVDTIFGIPGGAVLPVYDPLFDSQKLRHVLVRHEQGAGHAASGYAHATGKVGVMMATSGPGATNLVTPLADAQMDSIPVVAITGQVGRGLIGTDAFQEADISGITMPITKHNFLVRNGDDIPRALAEAFHIAKTGRPGAVLVDIPKDILQGQCRFSWPPQIDLPGYKPNTKPHNRQIREAAKLIAASRKPVLYVGGGIIRGEASEQLLDLAELTGIPVVTTLMARGAFPDSHPQNLGMPGMHGTVSAVAALQKSDLLIALGTRFDDRVTGQLDSFAPDAKVIHADIDPAEIGKNRHADVPIVGDVKAVITELIEVLRKDGVSLSLDNWWSYLREVQSTYPLSYGPQSDGSLSPEYVIEQLGKLAGPDAIYVAGVGQHQMWAAQFISYEKPKTWLNSGGLGTMGFAVPAAMGAKMGRPDTEVWAIDGDGCFQMTNQELATCAIEGIPIKVAVINNGNLGMVRQWQTLFYEERYSQTDLATHSRRIPDFVKLAEALGCVGLRCEREEDVVEVIRQAQAINDRPVVIDFTVGADAQVWPMVAAGTSNDEIMAARDIRPLFDDNDEGHA from the coding sequence GTGAGCGCACCGACCACGCGACCACCGCACGCGACACCGCCTGACACCGCGCAGGCCGTGTCGGCCGTCCAGTCCACCAGCCCGAAGACGGTGCGGCCCCGCACCCTGGCTCCCGAACAGATGACGGGTGCCCAGGCGGTGATCCGTTCGCTCGAGGAACTGGACGTCGACACCATCTTCGGTATCCCGGGCGGTGCCGTGCTGCCGGTCTACGACCCGCTGTTCGACTCCCAGAAGCTGCGCCACGTGCTGGTGCGCCACGAACAGGGTGCCGGCCACGCCGCCAGCGGCTACGCCCACGCCACCGGCAAGGTCGGCGTGATGATGGCCACCTCGGGTCCCGGCGCGACCAACCTGGTGACCCCGCTGGCGGATGCGCAGATGGACTCGATCCCCGTGGTGGCCATCACGGGACAGGTCGGCCGCGGGCTGATCGGCACCGACGCCTTCCAGGAAGCCGACATCTCCGGCATCACGATGCCGATCACCAAGCACAACTTCCTGGTCCGCAACGGTGACGACATCCCGCGCGCGCTCGCCGAGGCGTTCCACATCGCCAAGACCGGACGCCCGGGCGCCGTGCTCGTCGACATCCCGAAGGACATCCTGCAGGGGCAGTGCCGGTTCAGCTGGCCGCCGCAGATCGACCTGCCCGGCTACAAGCCGAACACCAAACCGCACAACCGCCAGATCCGGGAGGCCGCCAAGCTGATCGCCGCTTCCCGCAAGCCGGTGCTCTACGTCGGCGGCGGCATCATCCGCGGCGAGGCCAGCGAGCAGTTGCTCGATCTGGCCGAGCTCACCGGCATCCCCGTGGTGACCACGCTGATGGCCCGCGGCGCATTCCCGGACAGCCATCCGCAGAACCTCGGCATGCCCGGTATGCACGGCACCGTCTCCGCGGTGGCCGCACTGCAGAAGAGCGACCTGCTCATCGCGCTCGGCACCCGCTTCGACGACCGGGTCACCGGTCAGCTCGACTCGTTCGCGCCGGACGCCAAGGTGATCCACGCCGACATCGACCCCGCCGAGATCGGCAAGAACCGCCACGCCGACGTGCCGATCGTCGGTGACGTCAAGGCCGTCATCACCGAACTGATCGAGGTGCTGCGCAAAGACGGTGTGAGCTTGTCGCTCGACAACTGGTGGTCGTATCTGCGTGAGGTGCAGTCGACCTATCCGCTGAGCTACGGCCCGCAGAGCGACGGCAGCCTCTCGCCGGAGTACGTCATCGAACAGCTGGGCAAGCTGGCCGGTCCGGACGCGATCTACGTGGCCGGCGTCGGACAGCACCAGATGTGGGCGGCGCAGTTCATCTCCTACGAGAAGCCCAAGACGTGGCTGAACTCGGGCGGCCTGGGCACCATGGGCTTCGCGGTGCCCGCCGCGATGGGCGCCAAGATGGGCCGTCCGGACACCGAGGTGTGGGCGATCGACGGCGACGGCTGCTTCCAGATGACCAACCAGGAGTTGGCGACCTGCGCGATCGAGGGCATCCCGATCAAGGTGGCCGTCATCAACAACGGCAACCTCGGCATGGTCCGGCAGTGGCAGACGCTGTTCTACGAAGAGCGGTACAGCCAAACCGATCTGGCCACGCACTCGCGCCGCATCCCCGACTTCGTCAAGCTGGCCGAGGCACTGGGCTGCGTCGGATTGCGTTGTGAGCGTGAGGAAGACGTCGTCGAGGTGATCAGGCAGGCGCAGGCCATCAACGACCGGCCGGTGGTCATCGACTTCACCGTCGGCGCCGACGCGCAGGTGTGGCCGATGGTCGCCGCGGGCACCAGCAACGACGAGATCATGGCCGCCCGCGACATCCGTCCACTGTTCGACGACAACGACGAGGGGCATGCCTGA
- a CDS encoding PH domain-containing protein produces MSSSDPSATTAPVVIRIPRTAHLAVGFFTLGLLSIVLANPRWFAVLLVIPVVASVYIMRLRTVADRDTVTARNLLGSQTVAWDEIEGLRFSKANWARATRKDGSEMRLPAVTFSSLPQLTAASGGRVPNPYR; encoded by the coding sequence GTGAGCTCTTCTGATCCCTCGGCCACCACCGCTCCGGTCGTCATCCGGATTCCGCGCACCGCCCACCTCGCGGTCGGCTTCTTCACGCTGGGGTTGTTGTCCATCGTGCTGGCCAACCCACGTTGGTTCGCGGTGCTGCTGGTCATCCCGGTGGTGGCCTCGGTGTACATCATGCGCCTGCGCACCGTCGCCGACCGGGACACGGTCACCGCCCGCAATCTGCTGGGCAGTCAGACCGTGGCCTGGGACGAGATCGAGGGACTGCGGTTCAGCAAGGCCAACTGGGCCCGCGCGACACGCAAGGACGGCAGCGAGATGCGGCTACCCGCGGTGACGTTCTCCAGCCTGCCGCAGTTGACCGCGGCCAGCGGCGGTCGGGTGCCCAACCCGTACCGGTGA
- a CDS encoding DoxX family protein, producing MTSHPQDARTWQRPDDPARPTSASLVDPEDDLPSPNYGGDFETTAIPRYDAAKGAPAPPVFNLMNDPEPLPYVQPHTGHPVMPYGAEPTEIGHDIADEQVRAARRRGTQDLGLMLLRVGLGVLLIGHGLQKAFGWWGGPGLGGFQDSLAEVGYQHANILTYVGAAAQIGAGLLLVLGLFTPVAAAVALAYLINALLAGVAGQSDSGFPFFLPGGFEFQVTLIVIAAALILTGPGRYGFDAGRGWARRPFVGSVVALLFGIGLGVAMWVLLNGANPLA from the coding sequence GTGACCAGTCACCCCCAGGACGCGCGCACCTGGCAACGGCCCGACGATCCGGCCCGGCCGACCTCGGCAAGCCTGGTCGACCCCGAAGACGATCTGCCGTCGCCCAACTACGGCGGCGATTTCGAGACCACCGCGATCCCGCGCTACGACGCGGCCAAGGGTGCCCCCGCCCCGCCGGTGTTCAACCTGATGAACGACCCCGAACCGTTGCCCTACGTGCAACCGCACACCGGCCACCCGGTGATGCCGTACGGCGCGGAGCCGACGGAGATCGGCCACGACATCGCCGACGAGCAGGTCAGGGCGGCGCGCAGACGCGGCACCCAGGACCTCGGGCTGATGCTGCTGCGCGTCGGGCTGGGCGTGCTGCTGATCGGCCACGGGCTGCAGAAGGCGTTCGGCTGGTGGGGCGGCCCCGGGCTGGGGGGCTTCCAGGATTCGCTCGCCGAAGTCGGCTACCAGCACGCCAACATCCTCACCTATGTCGGCGCCGCCGCTCAGATCGGCGCGGGCCTGCTGCTCGTGCTCGGCCTGTTCACCCCGGTGGCGGCCGCGGTCGCGCTGGCCTACCTCATCAACGCGCTGCTGGCCGGCGTCGCCGGTCAGTCCGACAGCGGCTTCCCCTTCTTCCTGCCCGGCGGCTTCGAATTCCAAGTGACGCTCATCGTGATCGCCGCCGCGTTGATCCTCACCGGCCCCGGGCGCTACGGATTCGATGCGGGCCGGGGCTGGGCACGACGGCCATTCGTCGGATCGGTGGTCGCGCTGCTGTTCGGTATCGGGCTGGGGGTCGCGATGTGGGTCCTGCTCAACGGCGCCAATCCCTTGGCGTGA
- a CDS encoding PQQ-dependent sugar dehydrogenase yields MRTRRPLLGVAALLCATALFGSGCARFDGAQSQPFTTEPELRPGPTSSEPPPPPLPAKPFPKACPAPGVMQGCLESTSGLIMLPDSQSALVAERTTGAVKEVSVRAEPKVKTTIPVDPSGDGGLMDIVLSPTYSQDRLMYAYVSTPTDNRVVRIADGDVPKPILTGIPKGATGNTGSLIFTSPTTLLVQTGDAGNPGAAADPASQAGKVLRIEQPTTVNQAPTTTAMSGMGSGGAMCIDPSDGALYVTDRTPTGDRLQKMTKDSKISTVWTWPDRPGVAGCAALDGTVLVNLVNTKQTVAVRQAPDTGAVTGQPEVIRQDTRGHAWALALSADGNVWGATVNKTAGDAERLDDVVFPLFPQGGGFPRSNADNT; encoded by the coding sequence ATGAGAACGCGCCGGCCGCTCCTCGGGGTGGCAGCACTGCTGTGCGCCACGGCGTTGTTCGGTTCCGGGTGCGCACGCTTCGACGGGGCGCAGTCGCAGCCGTTCACCACCGAACCCGAACTCCGGCCGGGGCCGACGTCGTCCGAGCCGCCGCCCCCGCCGCTGCCGGCCAAACCGTTCCCGAAGGCCTGTCCGGCGCCCGGCGTGATGCAGGGCTGCCTGGAGAGCACCAGCGGGCTGATCATGCTGCCCGACAGCCAGTCAGCGCTCGTCGCGGAGCGCACCACGGGTGCGGTCAAAGAGGTGTCGGTCCGAGCCGAACCGAAGGTGAAGACGACGATCCCCGTCGACCCGTCCGGCGACGGCGGGTTGATGGACATCGTGCTGTCCCCCACTTACAGCCAGGACCGGCTGATGTACGCCTACGTCAGCACACCCACCGACAACCGGGTGGTGCGCATCGCCGACGGCGACGTGCCCAAGCCGATCCTGACCGGGATCCCCAAGGGCGCGACCGGCAACACCGGTTCGTTGATCTTCACCAGTCCGACCACGCTGCTGGTTCAGACCGGCGACGCCGGGAACCCCGGTGCGGCCGCCGATCCCGCGTCGCAGGCGGGCAAGGTGCTGCGCATCGAACAGCCCACCACCGTCAACCAGGCGCCGACCACCACGGCCATGAGCGGGATGGGTTCGGGCGGTGCTATGTGCATCGACCCGTCCGACGGGGCGCTCTACGTCACCGACCGCACGCCCACCGGCGACCGGTTGCAGAAGATGACCAAGGACTCGAAGATCTCGACGGTGTGGACGTGGCCGGACCGGCCGGGCGTCGCGGGGTGCGCGGCGCTGGACGGCACCGTGCTGGTCAACCTCGTCAACACCAAACAGACCGTCGCGGTGCGCCAGGCCCCCGACACCGGCGCGGTGACCGGCCAGCCCGAGGTGATCCGTCAGGACACCCGTGGCCACGCGTGGGCGCTGGCGCTGTCCGCGGACGGCAACGTGTGGGGGGCGACGGTGAACAAGACCGCCGGTGACGCCGAACGCCTCGACGACGTGGTCTTCCCGCTCTTCCCGCAGGGCGGCGGCTTCCCGCGCAGCAACGCCGACAACACGTAG
- a CDS encoding SDR family NAD(P)-dependent oxidoreductase codes for MTGRCTGKVALVTGSSRGLGAAIATRLAAEGAAVVLTARTLEPDPRYRGSLQETRDAILTAGGTAVAVAADLSRPEERERLFAEATKELGAPDILVNNAAVTFLRPLDGFPDKRVRLMLEMHLLAPLHLSQLAIPAMRERGRGWILNVTSVAGDLPPGPPFSEFDRTAGFGVYGTAKAALNRLTKSLAAELFDDGIAVNAAAPTNPVATPGAGTLDLAKTDTEDISLIAETALTLCTGDPATLTGRIAHTQSFLGEIGWLRE; via the coding sequence GTGACGGGACGTTGCACGGGCAAGGTGGCGCTGGTGACCGGGAGCAGCCGGGGCCTGGGTGCGGCGATCGCGACACGGCTGGCCGCCGAGGGGGCGGCGGTGGTGCTCACGGCGCGGACCCTGGAACCGGATCCGAGATACCGGGGGTCGCTGCAGGAGACGCGCGACGCGATCCTCACCGCGGGCGGCACCGCGGTCGCCGTCGCCGCGGACCTGTCCCGGCCCGAGGAGCGCGAGCGGCTGTTCGCGGAGGCGACGAAGGAACTCGGCGCACCGGACATCCTCGTCAACAACGCGGCGGTGACGTTCCTGCGACCGCTCGACGGTTTTCCCGACAAGCGGGTGCGCTTGATGCTGGAGATGCACCTGCTCGCACCACTGCACCTGAGCCAGTTGGCGATCCCCGCGATGCGCGAACGCGGCCGCGGCTGGATCCTCAACGTGACGTCGGTCGCCGGCGACCTGCCGCCCGGCCCCCCGTTCTCCGAGTTCGACCGCACCGCCGGGTTCGGCGTCTACGGCACGGCGAAGGCCGCGCTGAACCGATTGACGAAAAGCCTTGCCGCAGAACTGTTCGACGACGGGATCGCGGTCAACGCGGCGGCGCCGACGAACCCGGTCGCCACGCCCGGCGCCGGCACGCTCGACCTGGCCAAGACCGACACCGAGGACATCAGCCTCATCGCCGAGACGGCGCTGACGCTGTGCACCGGTGATCCGGCGACGCTGACCGGACGGATCGCCCACACCCAGTCGTTCCTCGGCGAGATCGGTTGGCTGCGTGAGTGA
- a CDS encoding phosphotransferase family protein, translated as MSELELESLRTRLAAAGVCDVRPLTGGASSLTFRATRGDRPVVVKVAPPGHAPVGHRDVLRQARIIEALAATDVPVPEVLCTDPGAPPEIPPLFVMSLVEGESFEPLFDTDAAREDTDGARKDTVPERFRSAARVLAALHRIPPAGLGLTGEPVGDAVAEVDRWSATLRTVDPALVPGWTAVREALVATAPAPVRPGVVHGDYRLGNLVACGTAITAVIDWEIWSVGDPRIDLGWFLVNADPDTYRRPTPYVDAVPAVAELASCYTDAVGAPMPELPWFTALACFKSAATWSLIVKHNRRKSTPRAELEAMAPTLPHLLERATTLLG; from the coding sequence GTGAGTGAACTCGAGCTCGAATCGCTGCGGACGCGGCTGGCGGCGGCCGGCGTCTGCGATGTTCGTCCGCTCACCGGCGGGGCGTCGAGCCTGACCTTCCGCGCCACCCGCGGCGATCGGCCGGTCGTGGTGAAGGTCGCGCCACCCGGGCACGCCCCCGTCGGCCACCGCGATGTGCTCCGGCAGGCGCGGATCATCGAGGCGCTCGCGGCGACGGACGTGCCGGTGCCAGAGGTGTTGTGCACTGACCCCGGCGCACCACCGGAAATTCCCCCGCTGTTCGTGATGTCACTGGTCGAGGGTGAGTCGTTCGAGCCGCTGTTCGACACCGACGCTGCTCGGGAAGACACCGATGGCGCTCGGAAAGACACTGTGCCCGAACGCTTTCGGAGCGCCGCACGGGTGCTCGCGGCGCTGCACCGGATACCGCCCGCCGGCCTCGGGTTGACCGGTGAGCCGGTCGGCGATGCGGTCGCGGAGGTCGACCGCTGGTCGGCCACCCTGCGGACCGTCGACCCCGCGTTGGTACCGGGGTGGACGGCAGTGCGCGAAGCACTCGTGGCCACTGCGCCTGCGCCGGTGCGGCCGGGTGTGGTGCACGGGGATTACCGGCTCGGAAACCTGGTCGCCTGCGGAACGGCGATCACCGCGGTGATCGACTGGGAGATCTGGTCGGTCGGCGACCCGCGCATCGACCTCGGATGGTTCCTCGTCAACGCCGACCCCGACACCTATCGCCGGCCGACGCCCTACGTCGACGCCGTACCGGCGGTCGCCGAGTTGGCGTCGTGCTACACCGACGCGGTCGGCGCCCCGATGCCGGAGCTGCCGTGGTTCACGGCGCTGGCATGTTTCAAGTCGGCGGCGACCTGGTCACTGATCGTCAAGCACAATCGCCGGAAGTCCACGCCCCGTGCGGAACTCGAGGCGATGGCGCCCACCCTGCCGCATCTGCTGGAGCGGGCGACGACGTTGCTGGGCTGA
- a CDS encoding acyl-CoA dehydrogenase family protein, whose translation MAWDFSTDPEWAEQLAWVEDFVRAECEPIDLIVKESHDLNDPVRQALIPPLQQIVKERGLWATHLGPHLGGPGYGQVKLALLNEILGRSECAPIVFGSQAPDSGNSEILAHYGTLELKQRYLEPLLDNRIISCFSMTEPHGGADPKVFTTTAVQDGDHWVINGEKWYSSFASMASFIIVMAMTDPDAPPYQRYSMFVVPGGTPGVNVLRDVGLGYQPLGGGGREGYVHYENVRVPADHMLGPRGGAFVVAQTRLGGGRIHHAMRTVGLVRRIFDMIRERAVSRYTQGGMLSEKQMVQEMVADSWMEIEAFRLLTLQTAWKIDQYNDYRAVRADISAVKAMMQKVLHDVSARALQIHGSLGTSHEMPFVQYLTESFVLGLADGPTEVHKVTLARLLLADVEPAPDTFPSQHLLRLRAQAEEKFADKLAGIPRSG comes from the coding sequence ATGGCCTGGGATTTTTCGACCGACCCCGAGTGGGCCGAGCAGTTGGCGTGGGTCGAGGATTTCGTCCGCGCCGAATGCGAGCCCATCGACCTGATCGTCAAGGAATCCCACGACCTGAACGATCCGGTGCGACAGGCGCTGATCCCGCCGCTGCAGCAGATCGTCAAGGAGCGCGGACTGTGGGCCACCCATCTGGGCCCGCACCTCGGCGGCCCCGGCTACGGTCAGGTCAAGCTGGCCCTGCTCAACGAGATCCTGGGTCGCTCGGAGTGCGCGCCGATCGTGTTCGGCTCCCAGGCCCCCGACTCCGGCAACAGTGAGATCCTCGCCCACTACGGCACTCTGGAACTCAAGCAGCGCTACCTCGAGCCGCTGCTGGACAACCGGATCATCTCCTGTTTCTCCATGACCGAACCGCACGGCGGGGCGGATCCGAAGGTGTTCACCACCACCGCCGTTCAGGACGGCGACCACTGGGTGATCAACGGCGAGAAGTGGTATTCGTCGTTCGCGTCGATGGCCTCGTTCATCATCGTGATGGCGATGACGGACCCGGATGCTCCTCCGTATCAACGTTATTCGATGTTCGTCGTGCCCGGGGGCACACCCGGTGTCAACGTCCTGCGCGATGTCGGGCTCGGCTACCAGCCACTCGGGGGTGGTGGTCGAGAGGGATATGTGCACTACGAGAACGTGCGGGTGCCCGCCGACCACATGCTCGGACCGCGCGGTGGCGCGTTCGTGGTGGCGCAGACCCGCCTCGGTGGTGGTCGCATCCACCACGCGATGCGCACCGTCGGGCTGGTGCGGCGGATCTTCGACATGATCCGGGAGCGGGCGGTGTCGCGGTACACGCAGGGCGGCATGCTCTCCGAGAAGCAGATGGTCCAGGAGATGGTCGCCGACTCGTGGATGGAGATCGAGGCGTTCCGTCTGCTGACCCTGCAGACCGCGTGGAAGATCGACCAGTACAACGATTACCGGGCCGTGCGCGCCGACATCTCGGCGGTCAAGGCGATGATGCAGAAGGTGCTGCACGACGTCTCGGCCCGGGCACTGCAGATCCACGGTTCGCTGGGTACGTCCCACGAGATGCCGTTCGTGCAGTACCTCACCGAATCGTTCGTGCTGGGGTTGGCCGACGGACCCACCGAGGTGCACAAGGTCACGTTGGCCCGGCTGCTGCTCGCCGACGTCGAACCCGCCCCCGACACCTTCCCGTCACAGCATCTGCTGCGCCTGCGTGCGCAGGCGGAGGAGAAGTTCGCCGACAAGCTCGCCGGGATCCCGCGCAGCGGGTGA
- a CDS encoding enoyl-CoA hydratase/isomerase family protein, which yields MTDTVTATTPSPGVVLLHLNRPDRLNAINSAMVADLAATLAAIRADTATRSVVLTGTGRGFCSGLDVRDFGDGMLEADAPALDRMRFQEAMAALPQALRALPQPVVAAVNGPCVGAGMALCLAADIRICSSAATFGNAAILLGLSGAEMGMSYHLPRIVGTSVAADWMLTGRTVSAGEADRRGLVSELVDPEVLVDRAVELAALLAGLSPFGVQLTKRALQVNTDAPDLAAALELENRNQVLAHATDEAAARRQPWTAK from the coding sequence ATGACGGACACCGTCACCGCGACGACGCCGAGCCCGGGCGTCGTCCTGCTGCACCTCAACCGCCCCGACCGGCTCAACGCGATCAACTCCGCGATGGTCGCCGACCTCGCCGCCACGCTCGCCGCCATCCGCGCCGACACGGCGACGCGTTCGGTCGTGCTCACCGGGACCGGTCGCGGCTTCTGTTCTGGACTCGACGTGCGCGACTTCGGGGACGGGATGCTCGAGGCGGACGCCCCCGCCCTGGACCGGATGCGGTTCCAGGAGGCGATGGCGGCGTTACCGCAGGCGTTGCGGGCGCTGCCGCAACCCGTGGTGGCGGCCGTCAACGGTCCGTGCGTCGGCGCCGGAATGGCGCTGTGCCTGGCCGCCGACATTCGGATCTGTTCGAGCGCAGCAACATTCGGCAACGCGGCGATCCTGCTCGGGCTGTCTGGCGCCGAGATGGGCATGAGCTACCACCTGCCGCGCATCGTCGGCACGAGTGTCGCGGCCGACTGGATGCTGACCGGCCGCACGGTGTCGGCCGGGGAAGCCGACCGGCGAGGGCTGGTCAGCGAACTGGTCGACCCCGAGGTTCTCGTCGATCGGGCGGTCGAACTGGCTGCGCTGTTGGCCGGGCTCTCGCCGTTCGGTGTGCAGTTGACCAAGCGCGCGCTGCAGGTCAACACCGACGCCCCCGACCTCGCCGCGGCACTGGAGCTGGAGAACCGCAACCAGGTTCTGGCCCACGCGACCGACGAGGCGGCCGCCCGGCGGCAGCCGTGGACCGCGAAATAG